The Parambassis ranga chromosome 1, fParRan2.1, whole genome shotgun sequence genome includes a region encoding these proteins:
- the LOC114433989 gene encoding intelectin-like, with the protein MLLFLEILVFVGCSTAVDLQTELTNKARENDVKTQNLTRTKFARLAKLRNRSTYVARSCKEIMDRYGEQEDGIYFLTTANGMVYQTFCDMTTAGGGWTLVASVHENSMIGKCTVGDRWSSQQGNNAAQPDGDGNWSNRNTFGTAEGATSDDFKNPGYYDIVAEDMSVWHVPNNLPMELWNVEAILRYHTDNRFLGLYGGNLFQLFQQFPVRYNVGSCSNRGPAIPIVYDRGDKQSTSNLYGANSRGEFEPGFISFRAINNERAAMAICSGVKPIVGCNTEHYCIGGGGHFPEHQRQCGDFASFDWGDAWSASKEIIESAVLLFYR; encoded by the exons atgcttttgtttttggagATTTTGGTGTTTGTGGGGTGCAGTACAGCTGTGGATTTACAAACAG AGCTGACCAACAAAGCAAGAGAAAATGATGTGAAGACACAGAACCTGACCAGGACAAAGTTTGCACGTCTGGCAAAACTGAGGAACAGATCCACATATGTTGCCAGGAGCTGTAAGGAGATCATGGACAGATATGGTGAACAAGAAG ATGGGATATACTTCCTGACCACAGCTAATGGCATGGTCTATCAGACTTTCTGTGACATGACCACTGCTGGAGGGGGCTGGACGCTGGTGGCGAGCGTCCATGAGAACAGCATGATTGGAAAGTGCACTGTGGGCGATCGCTGGTCCAGCCAACAGGGAAACAATGCTGCACAGCCTGATGGGGATGGAAACTGGTCCAACAGAAACACCTTCGGAACAGCAGAGGGCGCCACTTCTGATGACTTTAAG AATCCAGGTTACTATGATATAGTAGCTGAAGACATGTCTGTGTGGCACGTTCCCAACAACTTACCAATGGAACTCTGGAACGTGGAAGCCATCCTCAGATACCACACTGACAACCGCTTTCTTGGTCTGTATGGGGGGAACCTCTTTCAGCTCTTCCAG CAATTCCCAGTGAGATACAACGTTGGCTCGTGCAGCAACAGAGGCCCAGCAATCCCCATTGTATATGACCGTGGAGACAAACAGTCCACCTCAAACTTGTATGGCGCTAATTCAAGAG GGGAATTTGAACCAGGCTTCATCTCATTCAGAGCCATAAACAATGAACGTGCAGCCATGGCTATCTGCTCTGGAGTCAAACCGATTGTTGGATGCAACACTGAACAT tattgtattggaggaggaggacacttcCCAGAGCACCAACGTCAGTGTGGGGACTTTGCATCCTTCGACTGGGGTGATGCGTGGAGTGCTTCCAAAGAGATTATCGAGTCTGCTGTCTTGCTGTTCTACCGCTGA
- the LOC114439285 gene encoding intelectin-like gives MLLFLEILVFVGCSTAVDLQTELTNKARENDVKTQNLTRTKFARLAKLRNRSTYVARSCKEIMDRYGEQEDGIYFLTTANGMVYQTFCDMTTAGGGWTLVASVHENSMIGKCTVGDRWSSQQGNNAAQPDGDGNWSNRNTFGTAEGATSDDFKNPGYYDIVAEDMSVWHVPNNLPMELWNVEAILRYHTDNRFLGLYGGNLFQLFQQFPVRYNVGLCSNRGPAIPIVYDRGDKQSTSNLYGANSRGEFEPGFISFRAINNERAAMAICSGVKPIVGCNTEHYCIGGGGHFPEHQRQCGDFASFDWGDAWSASKEIIESAVLLFYR, from the exons atgcttttgtttttggagATTTTGGTGTTTGTGGGGTGCAGTACAGCTGTGGATTTACAAACAG AGCTGACCAACAAAGCAAGAGAAAATGATGTGAAGACACAGAACCTGACCAGGACAAAGTTTGCACGTCTGGCAAAACTGAGGAACAGATCCACATATGTTGCCAGGAGCTGTAAGGAGATCATGGACAGATATGGTGAACAAGAAG ATGGGATATACTTCCTGACCACAGCTAATGGCATGGTCTATCAGACTTTCTGTGACATGACCACTGCTGGAGGGGGCTGGACGCTGGTGGCGAGCGTCCATGAGAACAGCATGATTGGAAAGTGCACTGTGGGCGATCGCTGGTCCAGCCAACAGGGAAACAATGCTGCACAGCCTGATGGGGATGGAAACTGGTCCAACAGAAACACCTTCGGAACAGCAGAGGGCGCCACTTCTGATGACTTTAAG AATCCAGGTTACTATGATATAGTAGCTGAAGACATGTCTGTGTGGCACGTTCCCAACAACTTACCAATGGAACTCTGGAACGTGGAAGCCATCCTCAGATACCACACTGACAACCGCTTTCTTGGTCTGTATGGGGGGAACCTCTTTCAGCTCTTCCAG CAATTCCCAGTGAGATACAACGTTGGCTTGTGCAGCAACAGAGGCCCAGCAATCCCCATTGTATATGACCGTGGAGACAAACAGTCCACCTCAAACTTGTATGGCGCTAATTCAAGAG GGGAATTTGAACCAGGCTTCATCTCATTCAGAGCCATAAACAATGAACGTGCAGCCATGGCTATCTGCTCTGGAGTCAAACCGATTGTTGGATGCAACACTGAACAT tattgtattggaggaggaggacacttcCCAGAGCACCAACGTCAGTGTGGGGACTTTGCATCCTTCGACTGGGGTGATGCGTGGAGTGCTTCCAAAGAGATTATCGAGTCTGCTGTCTTGCTGTTCTACCGCTGA